The following coding sequences are from one Thamnophis elegans isolate rThaEle1 chromosome 5, rThaEle1.pri, whole genome shotgun sequence window:
- the LOC116508809 gene encoding E3 ubiquitin-protein ligase RNF170-like, translating to MSSLEKNCVPSSSRIERLQQWRQCYPSDLSCPICLQTANFPVETNCGHFFCGYCLIEYWKHGSWLSAINCPLCRQKVVFLYTCSENQPDKKNKRTFYDIRTYNKRFSGQPQSFIDHLYDMPFLLPVMLRGIFTLAALMWIFLFRVVVCFFGTIMCTTCPLEGTLEPLCGILHTADNLAVIILLLISFINIGPQMESEGANRTISREETITLAS from the exons ATGAGTTCTTTGGAAAAGAATTGTGTTCCTTCATCCTCCAGAATA GAACGTCTTCAGCAGTGGCGGCAATGCTACCCCAGTGATTTGAGTTGTCCTATCTGTCTCCAAACCGCTAATTTCCCTGTAGAAACCAACTGTGGACATTTCTTTTGTG GCTACTGTCTAATTGAATACTGGAAACATGGGTCCTGGCTGAGTGCAATCAACTGTCCACTTTGCAGACAAAAA gtTGTTTTTTTGTACACCTGTTCTGAAAACCAGCCTGACAAGAAAAACAAGCGAACTTTCTATGACATCAGAACTTACAATAAACGCTTCTCTGGACAACCTCAGTCT TTTATAGATCATCTTTATGACATGCCATTTCTTCTCCCTGTTATGCTAAGAGGAATCTTCACGCTAGCTGCCCTCATGTGGATCTTTCTCTTCAGAGTTGTCGTCTGTTTTTTTGGAACGATCATGTGCACAACCTGCCCACTTGAAGGGACGCTTGAACCTCTCTGTGGAATCTTGCACACAGCTGATAATTTAGCTGTCATTATCTTACTTTTGATTAGCTTTATAAACATTGGCCCTCAAATGGAATCAGAAGGTGCAAACAGGACGATCTCTAGGGAAGAAACCATTACCTTGGCATCATAA